The following proteins are co-located in the Podarcis raffonei isolate rPodRaf1 chromosome 5, rPodRaf1.pri, whole genome shotgun sequence genome:
- the JAKMIP3 gene encoding janus kinase and microtubule-interacting protein 3 isoform X8, with amino-acid sequence MSKKGASFRAKGERPDALAALQAANEELRAKLTDIQIELQQEKSKVSKLEREKNQEVKLIKEHEQHKNTVTVTELKAKLHEEKMKELQAVREGLLRQHEAELLRVIKIKDNEIQRLQALLNVVRDGTPDKVKTMLFCEAKEEAKKGFEGEKTKMQQEILELKGAKKQVEEALSVVVQADKIKAAEIRSVYHLHQEEITRIKRECEREIRRLMEEIKFKDRAVYVLERELGVQAGHAQRLQLQKEALDEQLSQLREADRHLSSPKRELPHASGAGETSDHSGSPEQQLDERDARRFQLKIAELSAIIRKLEDRNALLSEERNELLKRLREAESQYKPLLDKNKRLSRKNEDLSHALRRMENKLKFVTQENLEMRQRVRTIRRPSSLNDLDQSQDEREVEFLRLQIIEQQNIIDELSKTLETAGYVKSVIERDKLLRYRKQRKKFAKFPKKPVVETFFGYDEEASLESDGSSISYQTDRTDQTPCTPDDDLEEGMAKEETELRFRQLTMEYQALQRAYALLQEQVGGTLDAEREVKTREQLQAEIHRSQAQIDDLEKALAEQGQDMKWIEEKQALYRRNQELVEKIKQMEVEEARLKHDVQDAKDQNELLEFRILELEERERRSPAINFHHIPFTEGKSPLQVYCEAEGVTDILVAELMKKLDILGDNAVSNLTNDEQVVVIQARTVLTLAEKWLQQIEVTESALQQKMIDLENEKELFSKQKGYLDDELDYRKQSLDQAHKHILELEAMLYDALQQEAGAKMSEILSEDEREKLKNAVEQWKRQVMSELRERDAQILRERMEHIQHAQQRIKELEERIEAQKRQIKELEEKFLFLFLFFSLAFILWS; translated from the exons ATGTCAAAGAAGGGTGCCAGCTTTCGAGCTAAAGGAGAAAGACCGGATGCCTTAGCTGCTTTGCAAGCTGCTAATGAAGAGCTCAGGGCAAAACTAACAGATATTCAAATAGAACTCCAGCAAGAAAAGAGTAAG gTCAGCAAattggagagggagaaaaatcagGAAGTGAAGCTGATCAAAGAACACGAACAGCACAAAAACACAGTGACTGTAACGGAGCTCAAGGCTAAACTTCATGAAGAAAAAATGAAGGAGCTCCAAGCTGTTCGCGAGGGACTTTTAAGACAGCATGAAGCTGAGCTTCTTAGAGTCATAAAAATCAAAGATAATGAAATTCAGAGACTTCAGGCCTTACTCAATGTTGTCCGGGATGGGACGCCTGATAAGGTTAAGACGATGCTCTTCTGCGAAGCAAAGGAGGAGGCCAAGAAGGGATTTGAGGGTGAGAAAACCAAAATGCAACAGGAAATTTTGGAGCTTAAGGGGGCTAAAAAACAAGTGGAAGAAGCTTTATCTGTGGTCGTGCAAGCTGACAAAATCAAAGCAGCAGAGATACGGAGTGTATATCACCTTCACCAAGAAGAGATTACCAGGATTAAGAGAGAGTGTGAGAGGGAAATTCGCAGATTG ATGGAGGAGATCAAATTTAAAGACAGAGCAGTCTACGTGCTGGAAAGAGAGTTAGGGGTTCAAGCCGGGCATGCTCAGAGACTTCAGCTCCAAAAGGAGGCTTTAGATGAACAACTTTCCCAGCTCAGAGAGGCTGACCGGCATCTGAGCAGCCCCAAGCGGGAACTTCCTCATGCAAGTGGTGCAGGAGAGACTTCAGATCATTCAGGAAGTCCT gaACAGCAGTTGGATGAGAGGGACGCCCGGCGCTTCCAACTTAAAATAGCCGAATTAAGTGCAATCATCAGGAAACTGGAAGATCGAAATGCATTACTGTCAGAGGAACGAAATGAGCTT cTGAAGCGTCTGAGAGAAGCTGAGAGCCAGTATAAACCACTGCTAGACAAAAATAAACGCCTAAGTAGGAAAAATGAGGATTTGTCTCATGCCTTACGTCGTATGGAAAATAAGCTAAAATTTGTCACACAAGAAAATTTAGAAATG AGACAAAGGGTGAGAACAATAAGGAGACCAAGCTCTTTAAACGACCTTGATCAGAGTCAAGATGAAAGAGAAGTCGAATTTCTGAGGTTGCAAATCATAGAGCAGCAAAATATCATAGATGAACTTTCAAAG ACACTAGAAACTGCTGGCTATGTGAAGAGCGTAATA GAGCGGGATAAGCTTCTAAGGTATAGGAAACAAAGGAAGAAATTCGCAAAATTTCCCAAG AAGCCAGTGGTGGAGACATTTTTCGGGTATGATGAAGAAGCTTCCCTTGAGTCTGATGGCTCTTCTATCTCATATCAAACTGACCGAACAGATCAAACACCCTGCACACCGGATGATGACTTGGAAGAG GGCATGGCAAAAGAAGAAACAGAACTGAGATTCCGGCAGCTGACGATGGAATACCAGGCCTTACAGAGGGCATATGCTCTGCTGCAAGAGCAGGTTGGAGGAACGTTGGATGCAGAACGAGAAGTTAAG ACTCGTGAGCAGCTTCAAGCAGAAATCCACAGATCCCAGGCTCAGATAGATGACCTAGAAAAGGCACTTGCAGAGCAAGGACAG GATATGAAGTGGATTGAAGAAAAACAAGCATTATACCGAAGAAATCAAGAGCTTGTAGAAAAG ATAAAACAGATGGAGGTAGAAGAGGCTCGGTTAAAGCATGATGTTCAGGATGCTAAAGATCAAAACGAACTCTTGGAATTTAGGATATTAGAACTGGAA GAGCGAGAGAGAAGATCTCCAGCTATCAATTTTCATCACATTCCTTTTACTGAAGGGAAAAGCCCCCTCCAGGTCTACTGTGAGGCAGAAGGAGTAACA GACATACTAGTAGCAGAGTTGATGAAAAAATTGGACATTTTAGGGGATAACGCCGTAAGT AACCTAACGAATGACGAGCAAGTAGTTGTTATACAAGCGCGGACAGTTTTGACACTGGCCGAAAAG TGGCTGCAGCAGATAGAAGTAACAGAATCAGCTCTACAGCAGAAGATGATAGATCTAGAAAATGAAAAG GAACTATTTAGTAAACAAAAGGGATATTTGGATGATGAACTTGATTACAGGAAGCAGTCCTTAGACCAAGCACATAAG CACATTTTAGAATTGGAAGCCATGCTTTACGATGCCCTGCAGCAGgaagcaggagccaaaatgtccgaaaTCCTCTCAGAAGACGAAAGAGAGAAGCTGAAGAACGCTGTGGAACAATGGAAGCGTCAGGTGATGAGCGAGCTCCGTGAAAGGGACGCCCAGATCCTCCGTGAACGAATGGAGCACATTCAGCATGCGCAACAG AGAATTAAAGAGCTAGAAGAAAGAATTGAAGCTCAAAAAAGACAAATAAAGGAATTAGAAGAAAAG tttttatttttgtttttatttttctctttagcTTTCATTCTTTGGTCATAG
- the JAKMIP3 gene encoding janus kinase and microtubule-interacting protein 3 isoform X22 encodes MSKKGASFRAKGERPDALAALQAANEELRAKLTDIQIELQQEKSKVSKLEREKNQEVKLIKEHEQHKNTVTVTELKAKLHEEKMKELQAVREGLLRQHEAELLRVIKIKDNEIQRLQALLNVVRDGTPDKVKTMLFCEAKEEAKKGFEGEKTKMQQEILELKGAKKQVEEALSVVVQADKIKAAEIRSVYHLHQEEITRIKRECEREIRRLMEEIKFKDRAVYVLERELGVQAGHAQRLQLQKEALDEQLSQLREADRHLSSPKRELPHASGAGETSDHSGSPQLDERDARRFQLKIAELSAIIRKLEDRNALLSEERNELLKRLREAESQYKPLLDKNKRLSRKNEDLSHALRRMENKLKFVTQENLEMRQRVRTIRRPSSLNDLDQSQDEREVEFLRLQIIEQQNIIDELSKTLETAGYVKSVIERDKLLRYRKQRKKFAKFPKKPVVETFFGYDEEASLESDGSSISYQTDRTDQTPCTPDDDLEEGMAKEETELRFRQLTMEYQALQRAYALLQEQVGGTLDAEREVKTREQLQAEIHRSQAQIDDLEKALAEQGQDMKWIEEKQALYRRNQELVEKIKQMEVEEARLKHDVQDAKDQNELLEFRILELEERERRSPAINFHHIPFTEGKSPLQVYCEAEGVTDILVAELMKKLDILGDNANLTNDEQVVVIQARTVLTLAEKWLQQIEVTESALQQKMIDLENEKELFSKQKGYLDDELDYRKQSLDQAHKHILELEAMLYDALQQEAGAKMSEILSEDEREKLKNAVEQWKRQVMSELRERDAQILRERMEHIQHAQQRIKELEERIEAQKRQIKELEEKFLFLFLFFSLAFILWS; translated from the exons ATGTCAAAGAAGGGTGCCAGCTTTCGAGCTAAAGGAGAAAGACCGGATGCCTTAGCTGCTTTGCAAGCTGCTAATGAAGAGCTCAGGGCAAAACTAACAGATATTCAAATAGAACTCCAGCAAGAAAAGAGTAAG gTCAGCAAattggagagggagaaaaatcagGAAGTGAAGCTGATCAAAGAACACGAACAGCACAAAAACACAGTGACTGTAACGGAGCTCAAGGCTAAACTTCATGAAGAAAAAATGAAGGAGCTCCAAGCTGTTCGCGAGGGACTTTTAAGACAGCATGAAGCTGAGCTTCTTAGAGTCATAAAAATCAAAGATAATGAAATTCAGAGACTTCAGGCCTTACTCAATGTTGTCCGGGATGGGACGCCTGATAAGGTTAAGACGATGCTCTTCTGCGAAGCAAAGGAGGAGGCCAAGAAGGGATTTGAGGGTGAGAAAACCAAAATGCAACAGGAAATTTTGGAGCTTAAGGGGGCTAAAAAACAAGTGGAAGAAGCTTTATCTGTGGTCGTGCAAGCTGACAAAATCAAAGCAGCAGAGATACGGAGTGTATATCACCTTCACCAAGAAGAGATTACCAGGATTAAGAGAGAGTGTGAGAGGGAAATTCGCAGATTG ATGGAGGAGATCAAATTTAAAGACAGAGCAGTCTACGTGCTGGAAAGAGAGTTAGGGGTTCAAGCCGGGCATGCTCAGAGACTTCAGCTCCAAAAGGAGGCTTTAGATGAACAACTTTCCCAGCTCAGAGAGGCTGACCGGCATCTGAGCAGCCCCAAGCGGGAACTTCCTCATGCAAGTGGTGCAGGAGAGACTTCAGATCATTCAGGAAGTCCT CAGTTGGATGAGAGGGACGCCCGGCGCTTCCAACTTAAAATAGCCGAATTAAGTGCAATCATCAGGAAACTGGAAGATCGAAATGCATTACTGTCAGAGGAACGAAATGAGCTT cTGAAGCGTCTGAGAGAAGCTGAGAGCCAGTATAAACCACTGCTAGACAAAAATAAACGCCTAAGTAGGAAAAATGAGGATTTGTCTCATGCCTTACGTCGTATGGAAAATAAGCTAAAATTTGTCACACAAGAAAATTTAGAAATG AGACAAAGGGTGAGAACAATAAGGAGACCAAGCTCTTTAAACGACCTTGATCAGAGTCAAGATGAAAGAGAAGTCGAATTTCTGAGGTTGCAAATCATAGAGCAGCAAAATATCATAGATGAACTTTCAAAG ACACTAGAAACTGCTGGCTATGTGAAGAGCGTAATA GAGCGGGATAAGCTTCTAAGGTATAGGAAACAAAGGAAGAAATTCGCAAAATTTCCCAAG AAGCCAGTGGTGGAGACATTTTTCGGGTATGATGAAGAAGCTTCCCTTGAGTCTGATGGCTCTTCTATCTCATATCAAACTGACCGAACAGATCAAACACCCTGCACACCGGATGATGACTTGGAAGAG GGCATGGCAAAAGAAGAAACAGAACTGAGATTCCGGCAGCTGACGATGGAATACCAGGCCTTACAGAGGGCATATGCTCTGCTGCAAGAGCAGGTTGGAGGAACGTTGGATGCAGAACGAGAAGTTAAG ACTCGTGAGCAGCTTCAAGCAGAAATCCACAGATCCCAGGCTCAGATAGATGACCTAGAAAAGGCACTTGCAGAGCAAGGACAG GATATGAAGTGGATTGAAGAAAAACAAGCATTATACCGAAGAAATCAAGAGCTTGTAGAAAAG ATAAAACAGATGGAGGTAGAAGAGGCTCGGTTAAAGCATGATGTTCAGGATGCTAAAGATCAAAACGAACTCTTGGAATTTAGGATATTAGAACTGGAA GAGCGAGAGAGAAGATCTCCAGCTATCAATTTTCATCACATTCCTTTTACTGAAGGGAAAAGCCCCCTCCAGGTCTACTGTGAGGCAGAAGGAGTAACA GACATACTAGTAGCAGAGTTGATGAAAAAATTGGACATTTTAGGGGATAACGCC AACCTAACGAATGACGAGCAAGTAGTTGTTATACAAGCGCGGACAGTTTTGACACTGGCCGAAAAG TGGCTGCAGCAGATAGAAGTAACAGAATCAGCTCTACAGCAGAAGATGATAGATCTAGAAAATGAAAAG GAACTATTTAGTAAACAAAAGGGATATTTGGATGATGAACTTGATTACAGGAAGCAGTCCTTAGACCAAGCACATAAG CACATTTTAGAATTGGAAGCCATGCTTTACGATGCCCTGCAGCAGgaagcaggagccaaaatgtccgaaaTCCTCTCAGAAGACGAAAGAGAGAAGCTGAAGAACGCTGTGGAACAATGGAAGCGTCAGGTGATGAGCGAGCTCCGTGAAAGGGACGCCCAGATCCTCCGTGAACGAATGGAGCACATTCAGCATGCGCAACAG AGAATTAAAGAGCTAGAAGAAAGAATTGAAGCTCAAAAAAGACAAATAAAGGAATTAGAAGAAAAG tttttatttttgtttttatttttctctttagcTTTCATTCTTTGGTCATAG
- the JAKMIP3 gene encoding janus kinase and microtubule-interacting protein 3 isoform X18: MSKKGASFRAKGERPDALAALQAANEELRAKLTDIQIELQQEKSKVSKLEREKNQEVKLIKEHEQHKNTVTVTELKAKLHEEKMKELQAVREGLLRQHEAELLRVIKIKDNEIQRLQALLNVVRDGTPDKVKTMLFCEAKEEAKKGFEGEKTKMQQEILELKGAKKQVEEALSVVVQADKIKAAEIRSVYHLHQEEITRIKRECEREIRRLEQQLDERDARRFQLKIAELSAIIRKLEDRNALLSEERNELLKRLREAESQYKPLLDKNKRLSRKNEDLSHALRRMENKLKFVTQENLEMRQRVRTIRRPSSLNDLDQSQDEREVEFLRLQIIEQQNIIDELSKTLETAGYVKSVIERDKLLRYRKQRKKFAKFPKKPVVETFFGYDEEASLESDGSSISYQTDRTDQTPCTPDDDLEEGMAKEETELRFRQLTMEYQALQRAYALLQEQVGGTLDAEREVKTREQLQAEIHRSQAQIDDLEKALAEQGQDMKWIEEKQALYRRNQELVEKIKQMEVEEARLKHDVQDAKDQNELLEFRILELEERERRSPAINFHHIPFTEGKSPLQVYCEAEGVTDILVAELMKKLDILGDNAVSNLTNDEQVVVIQARTVLTLAEKWLQQIEVTESALQQKMIDLENEKELFSKQKGYLDDELDYRKQSLDQAHKHILELEAMLYDALQQEAGAKMSEILSEDEREKLKNAVEQWKRQVMSELRERDAQILRERMEHIQHAQQRIKELEERIEAQKRQIKELEEKFLFLFLFFSLAFILWS; this comes from the exons ATGTCAAAGAAGGGTGCCAGCTTTCGAGCTAAAGGAGAAAGACCGGATGCCTTAGCTGCTTTGCAAGCTGCTAATGAAGAGCTCAGGGCAAAACTAACAGATATTCAAATAGAACTCCAGCAAGAAAAGAGTAAG gTCAGCAAattggagagggagaaaaatcagGAAGTGAAGCTGATCAAAGAACACGAACAGCACAAAAACACAGTGACTGTAACGGAGCTCAAGGCTAAACTTCATGAAGAAAAAATGAAGGAGCTCCAAGCTGTTCGCGAGGGACTTTTAAGACAGCATGAAGCTGAGCTTCTTAGAGTCATAAAAATCAAAGATAATGAAATTCAGAGACTTCAGGCCTTACTCAATGTTGTCCGGGATGGGACGCCTGATAAGGTTAAGACGATGCTCTTCTGCGAAGCAAAGGAGGAGGCCAAGAAGGGATTTGAGGGTGAGAAAACCAAAATGCAACAGGAAATTTTGGAGCTTAAGGGGGCTAAAAAACAAGTGGAAGAAGCTTTATCTGTGGTCGTGCAAGCTGACAAAATCAAAGCAGCAGAGATACGGAGTGTATATCACCTTCACCAAGAAGAGATTACCAGGATTAAGAGAGAGTGTGAGAGGGAAATTCGCAGATTG gaACAGCAGTTGGATGAGAGGGACGCCCGGCGCTTCCAACTTAAAATAGCCGAATTAAGTGCAATCATCAGGAAACTGGAAGATCGAAATGCATTACTGTCAGAGGAACGAAATGAGCTT cTGAAGCGTCTGAGAGAAGCTGAGAGCCAGTATAAACCACTGCTAGACAAAAATAAACGCCTAAGTAGGAAAAATGAGGATTTGTCTCATGCCTTACGTCGTATGGAAAATAAGCTAAAATTTGTCACACAAGAAAATTTAGAAATG AGACAAAGGGTGAGAACAATAAGGAGACCAAGCTCTTTAAACGACCTTGATCAGAGTCAAGATGAAAGAGAAGTCGAATTTCTGAGGTTGCAAATCATAGAGCAGCAAAATATCATAGATGAACTTTCAAAG ACACTAGAAACTGCTGGCTATGTGAAGAGCGTAATA GAGCGGGATAAGCTTCTAAGGTATAGGAAACAAAGGAAGAAATTCGCAAAATTTCCCAAG AAGCCAGTGGTGGAGACATTTTTCGGGTATGATGAAGAAGCTTCCCTTGAGTCTGATGGCTCTTCTATCTCATATCAAACTGACCGAACAGATCAAACACCCTGCACACCGGATGATGACTTGGAAGAG GGCATGGCAAAAGAAGAAACAGAACTGAGATTCCGGCAGCTGACGATGGAATACCAGGCCTTACAGAGGGCATATGCTCTGCTGCAAGAGCAGGTTGGAGGAACGTTGGATGCAGAACGAGAAGTTAAG ACTCGTGAGCAGCTTCAAGCAGAAATCCACAGATCCCAGGCTCAGATAGATGACCTAGAAAAGGCACTTGCAGAGCAAGGACAG GATATGAAGTGGATTGAAGAAAAACAAGCATTATACCGAAGAAATCAAGAGCTTGTAGAAAAG ATAAAACAGATGGAGGTAGAAGAGGCTCGGTTAAAGCATGATGTTCAGGATGCTAAAGATCAAAACGAACTCTTGGAATTTAGGATATTAGAACTGGAA GAGCGAGAGAGAAGATCTCCAGCTATCAATTTTCATCACATTCCTTTTACTGAAGGGAAAAGCCCCCTCCAGGTCTACTGTGAGGCAGAAGGAGTAACA GACATACTAGTAGCAGAGTTGATGAAAAAATTGGACATTTTAGGGGATAACGCCGTAAGT AACCTAACGAATGACGAGCAAGTAGTTGTTATACAAGCGCGGACAGTTTTGACACTGGCCGAAAAG TGGCTGCAGCAGATAGAAGTAACAGAATCAGCTCTACAGCAGAAGATGATAGATCTAGAAAATGAAAAG GAACTATTTAGTAAACAAAAGGGATATTTGGATGATGAACTTGATTACAGGAAGCAGTCCTTAGACCAAGCACATAAG CACATTTTAGAATTGGAAGCCATGCTTTACGATGCCCTGCAGCAGgaagcaggagccaaaatgtccgaaaTCCTCTCAGAAGACGAAAGAGAGAAGCTGAAGAACGCTGTGGAACAATGGAAGCGTCAGGTGATGAGCGAGCTCCGTGAAAGGGACGCCCAGATCCTCCGTGAACGAATGGAGCACATTCAGCATGCGCAACAG AGAATTAAAGAGCTAGAAGAAAGAATTGAAGCTCAAAAAAGACAAATAAAGGAATTAGAAGAAAAG tttttatttttgtttttatttttctctttagcTTTCATTCTTTGGTCATAG
- the JAKMIP3 gene encoding janus kinase and microtubule-interacting protein 3 isoform X12, with amino-acid sequence MSKKGASFRAKGERPDALAALQAANEELRAKLTDIQIELQQEKSKVSKLEREKNQEVKLIKEHEQHKNTVTVTELKAKLHEEKMKELQAVREGLLRQHEAELLRVIKIKDNEIQRLQALLNVVRDGTPDKVKTMLFCEAKEEAKKGFEGEKTKMQQEILELKGAKKQVEEALSVVVQADKIKAAEIRSVYHLHQEEITRIKRECEREIRRLMEEIKFKDRAVYVLERELGVQAGHAQRLQLQKEALDEQLSQLREADRHLSSPKRELPHASGAGETSDHSGSPEQQLDERDARRFQLKIAELSAIIRKLEDRNALLSEERNELLKRLREAESQYKPLLDKNKRLSRKNEDLSHALRRMENKLKFVTQENLEMRQRVRTIRRPSSLNDLDQSQDEREVEFLRLQIIEQQNIIDELSKTLETAGYVKSVIERDKLLRYRKQRKKFAKFPKPVVETFFGYDEEASLESDGSSISYQTDRTDQTPCTPDDDLEEGMAKEETELRFRQLTMEYQALQRAYALLQEQVGGTLDAEREVKTREQLQAEIHRSQAQIDDLEKALAEQGQDMKWIEEKQALYRRNQELVEKIKQMEVEEARLKHDVQDAKDQNELLEFRILELEERERRSPAINFHHIPFTEGKSPLQVYCEAEGVTDILVAELMKKLDILGDNANLTNDEQVVVIQARTVLTLAEKWLQQIEVTESALQQKMIDLENEKELFSKQKGYLDDELDYRKQSLDQAHKHILELEAMLYDALQQEAGAKMSEILSEDEREKLKNAVEQWKRQVMSELRERDAQILRERMEHIQHAQQRIKELEERIEAQKRQIKELEEKFLFLFLFFSLAFILWS; translated from the exons ATGTCAAAGAAGGGTGCCAGCTTTCGAGCTAAAGGAGAAAGACCGGATGCCTTAGCTGCTTTGCAAGCTGCTAATGAAGAGCTCAGGGCAAAACTAACAGATATTCAAATAGAACTCCAGCAAGAAAAGAGTAAG gTCAGCAAattggagagggagaaaaatcagGAAGTGAAGCTGATCAAAGAACACGAACAGCACAAAAACACAGTGACTGTAACGGAGCTCAAGGCTAAACTTCATGAAGAAAAAATGAAGGAGCTCCAAGCTGTTCGCGAGGGACTTTTAAGACAGCATGAAGCTGAGCTTCTTAGAGTCATAAAAATCAAAGATAATGAAATTCAGAGACTTCAGGCCTTACTCAATGTTGTCCGGGATGGGACGCCTGATAAGGTTAAGACGATGCTCTTCTGCGAAGCAAAGGAGGAGGCCAAGAAGGGATTTGAGGGTGAGAAAACCAAAATGCAACAGGAAATTTTGGAGCTTAAGGGGGCTAAAAAACAAGTGGAAGAAGCTTTATCTGTGGTCGTGCAAGCTGACAAAATCAAAGCAGCAGAGATACGGAGTGTATATCACCTTCACCAAGAAGAGATTACCAGGATTAAGAGAGAGTGTGAGAGGGAAATTCGCAGATTG ATGGAGGAGATCAAATTTAAAGACAGAGCAGTCTACGTGCTGGAAAGAGAGTTAGGGGTTCAAGCCGGGCATGCTCAGAGACTTCAGCTCCAAAAGGAGGCTTTAGATGAACAACTTTCCCAGCTCAGAGAGGCTGACCGGCATCTGAGCAGCCCCAAGCGGGAACTTCCTCATGCAAGTGGTGCAGGAGAGACTTCAGATCATTCAGGAAGTCCT gaACAGCAGTTGGATGAGAGGGACGCCCGGCGCTTCCAACTTAAAATAGCCGAATTAAGTGCAATCATCAGGAAACTGGAAGATCGAAATGCATTACTGTCAGAGGAACGAAATGAGCTT cTGAAGCGTCTGAGAGAAGCTGAGAGCCAGTATAAACCACTGCTAGACAAAAATAAACGCCTAAGTAGGAAAAATGAGGATTTGTCTCATGCCTTACGTCGTATGGAAAATAAGCTAAAATTTGTCACACAAGAAAATTTAGAAATG AGACAAAGGGTGAGAACAATAAGGAGACCAAGCTCTTTAAACGACCTTGATCAGAGTCAAGATGAAAGAGAAGTCGAATTTCTGAGGTTGCAAATCATAGAGCAGCAAAATATCATAGATGAACTTTCAAAG ACACTAGAAACTGCTGGCTATGTGAAGAGCGTAATA GAGCGGGATAAGCTTCTAAGGTATAGGAAACAAAGGAAGAAATTCGCAAAATTTCCCAAG CCAGTGGTGGAGACATTTTTCGGGTATGATGAAGAAGCTTCCCTTGAGTCTGATGGCTCTTCTATCTCATATCAAACTGACCGAACAGATCAAACACCCTGCACACCGGATGATGACTTGGAAGAG GGCATGGCAAAAGAAGAAACAGAACTGAGATTCCGGCAGCTGACGATGGAATACCAGGCCTTACAGAGGGCATATGCTCTGCTGCAAGAGCAGGTTGGAGGAACGTTGGATGCAGAACGAGAAGTTAAG ACTCGTGAGCAGCTTCAAGCAGAAATCCACAGATCCCAGGCTCAGATAGATGACCTAGAAAAGGCACTTGCAGAGCAAGGACAG GATATGAAGTGGATTGAAGAAAAACAAGCATTATACCGAAGAAATCAAGAGCTTGTAGAAAAG ATAAAACAGATGGAGGTAGAAGAGGCTCGGTTAAAGCATGATGTTCAGGATGCTAAAGATCAAAACGAACTCTTGGAATTTAGGATATTAGAACTGGAA GAGCGAGAGAGAAGATCTCCAGCTATCAATTTTCATCACATTCCTTTTACTGAAGGGAAAAGCCCCCTCCAGGTCTACTGTGAGGCAGAAGGAGTAACA GACATACTAGTAGCAGAGTTGATGAAAAAATTGGACATTTTAGGGGATAACGCC AACCTAACGAATGACGAGCAAGTAGTTGTTATACAAGCGCGGACAGTTTTGACACTGGCCGAAAAG TGGCTGCAGCAGATAGAAGTAACAGAATCAGCTCTACAGCAGAAGATGATAGATCTAGAAAATGAAAAG GAACTATTTAGTAAACAAAAGGGATATTTGGATGATGAACTTGATTACAGGAAGCAGTCCTTAGACCAAGCACATAAG CACATTTTAGAATTGGAAGCCATGCTTTACGATGCCCTGCAGCAGgaagcaggagccaaaatgtccgaaaTCCTCTCAGAAGACGAAAGAGAGAAGCTGAAGAACGCTGTGGAACAATGGAAGCGTCAGGTGATGAGCGAGCTCCGTGAAAGGGACGCCCAGATCCTCCGTGAACGAATGGAGCACATTCAGCATGCGCAACAG AGAATTAAAGAGCTAGAAGAAAGAATTGAAGCTCAAAAAAGACAAATAAAGGAATTAGAAGAAAAG tttttatttttgtttttatttttctctttagcTTTCATTCTTTGGTCATAG